The Planctomycetaceae bacterium genomic interval CACCGGCGCGGTTGCCGGCGGAATGTCCCGACAGATCGACCAGCACATCGATGTTGTCGAGCCGAATCCGTCCGGTCAGTTGTTCGTCGGACATTGTGTGCGCGTCACACCATTCATCTGACGCTGCTTTCAGAATGGCCGTCAGGTCGTCGGCCGCCGGGCTGGTGTGGTAGCAGCACGCGGTCACCTGACGTCGGTCGTGATGCTCCAGGATGGACCGCAGAAAATAGCCGACCGGATGCTTCTTCAAGTCGCCGGAAAGGTAGCCGATTCGCAGTGGGGGAGACCCGGCACCCGGCTGCTTCAGTGGTGGAAGCCGCTCCGTGACTGTTGTGGTCTGCACGTTTCGTTCGATCTCGCGCGACGCTTCGATATGCAGTTGCGTCACCGCGTCGGCGTCGTGGTGGTCTCCGTACAGCGCCGAAAACAGCAGGTTCGACAAGGCCACGTTGTTCGACGGCAGACATCTCAGGCATTCACGAAACGCGGTGATGGAATCTTCGATCCGGGCCTGCTGAGTCAGCCCGAAGGCTCTCAGCCCGTGCCCTGCGGCATCGTTCGGATTCGCTTCGATCAGCCGGTTCGAATGTTCGGCCGACCGTGTGATGTGACCGGTCTCCATCAGTGTATAGCCCAGCAGAAACCGGGCCGCCCGGTACTGTGGCCGCAGGTTCAGAGCTTTCTCCAGCAGTTCGACGGCGGCATCGATCCGGCCGTTTCGCTTCAGATCCTCCGCACGGCGCAGCAGGCGAGCTTCGTCCGGATCACTGCAACCAATAACACTGGAATCCCCCGGTGCGGTCCGCTGACCAAATCGTTCGTAGAGTTCGACCAGGCGACCGTCGACGGCGCCGAAAGAACCCGCGCCGCCGCCTGTGTGCCGAATCGATTCCGCGGCCAGATCGGCGCGTGCTTCGTCGAGACCACAGTAGCGAGCGAGACGCTTCAATTGCAAAACAGCGGCGTTCGCGCAGGTCAGTGACTCGTACGTGCAGATCAGCCAGTCGTTCCGGACACAGTAGTCCCACAGGATTCGGTTGTATGCCTGCCACAGGTTGCCGGCCATGACCGCCAGTTCGCCGTTCTGGATGCGAACACCGGCCGTGCCCCGTTCAGCGCGCCGGATCAGCGATCGCATTGCGGGTTCCGGATGCCGCACGACGACGACAGGCCGAATATCGGAATAGCCGAGCTCCGTCAGCAGTCGCTGCCAGACGCCGAAAGTCAGGACCGTTCGAGGATCTTTCCAACCCCAGACGGAGGACGAAAAACCGTCGCGGATGAACTGGCGAATGTGTTCCCGGCGATGATCCTCAACGACAACGCGTTCGCACAGTTTCGGAAGCTGCAGCAACTGTTCAGGCGGTGCGAAGCCATCGGGATCACAGCGAAGCGTCTGAAGAAGTTCCGCGTTGACCTGAACGAAGAACGTGTTTTCCCAGTAGCCGTGCGGGTTGTCCGGCGTTGCTTCCAGCAGCGGCTGGCCGAGTTCCAGGCCCATCAGATTCAGCGCCCGAGCCACCATCGATGTTCCGCTGCGGTGCATCCCCAGAATCGGAATGACAGCAGGGCTGCATTCGGCTGACTTCAGACGGCCGGAATCCTGTGGTGACAATGGCATCGAACCGGAATTGGGCACTCAATTACAGCCGCAGCAAGTCACCAACCGGATCGGACAGGACTTCATCCAGTGCGTCCAGATCGTGGGTGGGCGGAGTCGTCGGCGGTTGCTGCGGGTTGCTCGCCGAAGGCTGCGTTGTGGTTGACGAACTGGCGTAACCGCTGCCGGTTCCGGAGCTCATCGACGATTGAACGACCGGTGCCGCCGGCGTTATCGGTGACGGCGGGTACGCTCCTGACGAGCCGGAGCCGGAACCGCTGCCGGGGCCGAACAGTCCGGGGAATGACGTCGGTGGCATGGCCAGGAATCTCTGGAATACGATTACCGCGTCGCTGATGTTCAGGATAGCGTCGCCGTTCATGTCGGCGAAGATCGAATAACCGGCCTGGCCGGGCTGAGCCAGAAAGTTCTGAAACACGATCACCGCATCGCTGATGTTGACCAGTCCGCTTCGATTGGCGTCTCCCGGATTCGTCACCAGGTGAAAGTTGAAATCATTCAGAGGATCGCCCACGGGAGCCGGGCCGCCGGAGTTCAGGATGTCAACATTGTTCACGAAGTCACCGTCCAGCGGTTCTCCGGAAGTGCTCAGCACGGTGTCCTGAATTTCCAGCCGCAGCGCGTCGACCGGCAGCGGATTCAGCAGCTCGATTACCATCTGGCTGGTGCCGATGTAACTGATGTTGCTGATGACCGGCGACGAATTCACGCCGTGCAGAATGACGTTGCTGCCGGCGACCACGGTGGACTGATCGATGTCGTCGGTGAACGAAACGATCAGCCGATTGATATTCGCCCACGGCAGTGGCGTCGTCTGAGCGACCGAACCCGTCGGAACCGACCAGCCCAGTCCGGTTCCTGCGGCCGCCAGATCGGCAAAGTCCCGAAAACTCTGACTCCACCTCGAAGACCCCACCTGGATCTCCGACACCTGGAACGGAGCTGCTGTCGCGTTGATTTCCAGTGTGACACCGTCCGCTTCGTAGAGGACGTTCCACTCCAGGCCGACGGGTAGTGATGGCAAGTTTTCGGTGGTGAACGTTCCGGTCACCGATGCCGCGTTGATGATGTCGAATGACTGGCCGGCCGCGGGAACGTAACCGTTGCCAAGGTCCAGAAAGACAACGTCCAAAACGCCGTTCAAATTCACCGTACCACTTGCGTTCACCTGATCGAATTCGCTGCCGGCGACGAGGCCTCCCAACTCCACGATGTTCGCATTCGACGGGCCGAACGTGATGT includes:
- a CDS encoding tetratricopeptide repeat protein is translated as MPLSPQDSGRLKSAECSPAVIPILGMHRSGTSMVARALNLMGLELGQPLLEATPDNPHGYWENTFFVQVNAELLQTLRCDPDGFAPPEQLLQLPKLCERVVVEDHRREHIRQFIRDGFSSSVWGWKDPRTVLTFGVWQRLLTELGYSDIRPVVVVRHPEPAMRSLIRRAERGTAGVRIQNGELAVMAGNLWQAYNRILWDYCVRNDWLICTYESLTCANAAVLQLKRLARYCGLDEARADLAAESIRHTGGGAGSFGAVDGRLVELYERFGQRTAPGDSSVIGCSDPDEARLLRRAEDLKRNGRIDAAVELLEKALNLRPQYRAARFLLGYTLMETGHITRSAEHSNRLIEANPNDAAGHGLRAFGLTQQARIEDSITAFRECLRCLPSNNVALSNLLFSALYGDHHDADAVTQLHIEASREIERNVQTTTVTERLPPLKQPGAGSPPLRIGYLSGDLKKHPVGYFLRSILEHHDRRQVTACCYHTSPAADDLTAILKAASDEWCDAHTMSDEQLTGRIRLDNIDVLVDLSGHSAGNRAGVIVRRAAPVQVMYLGYPCTSGFTQMDYVLSDSHLSPARFENLYTERVQRLDHCFLCFHPHPDAPEVAPPPCEANGFITFGSFNNLPKISPTTIRLWSDVLKAVPNSRLAIKALSFVDEGTRELFAGQFEQHGITRSRIDLLPPTVPLAKFLHEYRRIDIGLDPLPYNGGTTTCEALWMGVPVITLPGRHFFERMGLSILKNLGCEEWIAESAEDFVRRAADVAGRPEQLRRDRRALRDRIRDSPLCDGTLFTQGLERAYCSMASFGGGIVDQ